The genomic interval GAAACCCGGCGAATGGCCTGCCGAGCCACGACTATCGGCAAATATGAAAAAATCATTGACATGAATCGTTTCAGCAAGCATTTTTCCCGGCAATCCGACAGCCATTCAGTGGACTTTTCTTGTCCAGGGAAGGGGCGGACAACGGCACTTCGACAAAATAATTCACAAGAATTGAACTTCTGGAGACGCAGATATGCCGACACGTCGAGAATTCGTACACCGGGACAAGCTCCTGCCCTTCATCCTGCTGGTCTGCTGCTTCGCCGCCTGGGGCGTGGTCGCCAACATGACCGACCCGCTCGTGCAGGTCTTCAGCACGGTCTTCAGCATGAGTTCCCTGCAGGCCTCGCTGGTCCAGTTCGCCTACTACGGGGCGTATTTCCTGCTGGCCATCCCGGCGGCGCTCATCAACCAGCACTACTCCTACAAGACCGGCGTGCTGGTCGGCCTGGGCTTGGCCATCAGCGGGGCGCTGCTCTTCTATCCCGCCAGCCTGGCGATGACTTACGGCCTGTTCCTGCTGGCGCTGTTCACCCTGGCCGGCGGGCTGGCGATCCTGGAAACCTCGGCGAACCCCTTCGTCATCTCCATGGGGCCTGAAGGCAACGCGACCCGCCGCCTGAACCTCGCGCAGTCCTTCAACCCGGTCGGGACCAACATCGGCGTCCTGCTGGCGGCCACCCTGATCCTACCGAACCTGAACTCCGCCACGGCCGTCGAGCGGGCCACGATGAGCCAGGCGGACCTGCTCACCATCCGCTCGACCGAACTGCAGGCGGTCATGCTGCCCTACGTCGGCTTCGCCTTCGTCCTGCTGGCGATCTGGATCGGCATCGCTCTGACCCGCATGCCGGCCCAGGAGAAAGCGAAGGCGAAGGAAGCGCAGCCGGGCAACGGCGGGTTCGCCGCCATTTGCGGGCGACTGTTCCACAACGCGCATTACCGCTGGGGGGTCGTGGCGCTGTTCTTCTACATCGCGGCCCAGACCTGCACCTGGACCTTCACCATCCAGTACGCGCAGCAGGCCACCGGCGCCGACCACGCCTCGGCCGGGATGTATCTGCAATACAGCATGATCGTCTTCCTCGTCGCGCGCTTCGTGGCGACCTGGGCGATGGGTTATGTCCGTCCCTCCCTGCTGCTGGTGCTGCTTGGCTTCGCGGCCGCGGGCCTTTGCCTCTATGCCGTCCTCAACCCCGGCGCCTCCGGTGTCTGGGCGCTCGTGGCGGTCTCCGCCTGCCTCTCGCTGATGTTCCCGACCATCTACGGCATTGCGCTGATGGGACTCAGCGAGGAGGAGACGAAGTTCGGCTCGGCGGGGCTGGTCATGACGCTCCTGGGCGGCGCATTGATGCCGATGGTCCAGGGCGCGGCGATCGACGCCTACGGCGCGGCAGCTTCCTTTGCGGTGCCGGGATTCTGCTTCCTGCCGGTGGCGGCATACGGCCTGTTCCACCTGAGCACCTCGAAGGCCGGCCTGTTCGACTTCCGCTCCACCGCACGCAAGGTGGCCGAACTCGCGTGACGACGCGGTCACTTCCCGACCGCGGCAGACCGATCGGCAAGAAAGGCGCACCCATGGTGCGCCTTTCCGCATCCGGCCAGTGCAGTCCGAGCAA from Azotobacter salinestris carries:
- the fucP gene encoding L-fucose:H+ symporter permease, translated to MPTRREFVHRDKLLPFILLVCCFAAWGVVANMTDPLVQVFSTVFSMSSLQASLVQFAYYGAYFLLAIPAALINQHYSYKTGVLVGLGLAISGALLFYPASLAMTYGLFLLALFTLAGGLAILETSANPFVISMGPEGNATRRLNLAQSFNPVGTNIGVLLAATLILPNLNSATAVERATMSQADLLTIRSTELQAVMLPYVGFAFVLLAIWIGIALTRMPAQEKAKAKEAQPGNGGFAAICGRLFHNAHYRWGVVALFFYIAAQTCTWTFTIQYAQQATGADHASAGMYLQYSMIVFLVARFVATWAMGYVRPSLLLVLLGFAAAGLCLYAVLNPGASGVWALVAVSACLSLMFPTIYGIALMGLSEEETKFGSAGLVMTLLGGALMPMVQGAAIDAYGAAASFAVPGFCFLPVAAYGLFHLSTSKAGLFDFRSTARKVAELA